A genome region from Nocardiopsis exhalans includes the following:
- a CDS encoding LamG-like jellyroll fold domain-containing protein: MNGTLMRRSWTRASAVSTATALALSLLHAYPAIAEPEGPDPASSEEQQEFDALALAEQTGEPVEIPGLTDEKTQHFANPDGSLTAEVSSIPVRVRSEGGWVDVDTDLVKSGDGLVRPKAAGMDIAFSGGGNEEMARIGIGSNSVSLGWVDQLPEPTLDGDQATYPDVLPDVDLVLTAGVEGFTQVLVVHSPEAAQLPELAELQLPLDTTGVTMSADEHGNLDATGDAGSQSVFSAQAPAMWDSAGEEERTSGEDPTVAAPTGARMELVDTSVEVDRIRLVPDQAMLADEATEYPVYIDPSVSASRPNWAYVDRAYPNQSYFNPSDGKPVAVGRYSDPTGTWTRRAFFQFTVMGRTNHPNTIINSATLRTEVDWAYSCNSNSYIQLQRVSAFNRNTTWNNQPSTQGGVLDTQNVRGGWATCPSTSGVEFDATTAYRWGVNNNASHIYLRLKERDESGISAWRRFDVKKKPPVLVVHYNHPPEKPVTSTISDSLGGVCQTDRTQPRLINDTTVRFNAQIRDRDSYWVGQQVKSQFEWKLTGVDERLGTADSAYVTVGKWSGGSYRPVTAQGLPERELIAYRVRGHDRSNWGPWSSWCFIEIDTTKPDTGPEVTSTDYPAGDELHGSVGRAGEFTFANNGVEQATSYHYSVNDATCATEIELDEPGDSVTVPITPRRDGPNLIHARITDAYGNSSECGLVYTFTVAPPADPVSYFPLDEGQGGTASDVMDSGRIATSSGDIGWTRGRVGAPTGDSYRLEGAGLDTTGGERLSTQGPVINTDEAFSVSAWVRLDESDPSRAYTAVGQDGERHSGFYLGYQHTQGGRWIFKQAPYDGDDTAISERVLSTEPAQTGAWTHLLGTYDPENEELTLYVDGVKQGTHVQKTAWNAEGPFVIGGAKYRGSYHDFWPGAIDDVRVWDRVVFDEPFIETEEARSEVWELANRPIALEGRWRLDETEGTVAADASDHGLDATLEADPLTAWNQAMNDVTFAPGVSLDVTAEEHLHTNGPALRTDRSYSVAAWVRLDEVGHNSTAVAQNGTDHSAFYLSYQHTLDYNSWVMKLPPEDRTGASGWHRSLSEHSPQFGKWTHLAATYDHTLGEATLFVDGVPQEPVEVPQAWHANGPVIIGGARFEKEFFDPWAGDISDVHLYQGVISEDDLTQIRLGFLPEN; the protein is encoded by the coding sequence ATGAACGGCACTCTCATGCGTCGCTCTTGGACCCGTGCGTCGGCGGTCTCGACCGCTACCGCTCTGGCGCTCTCCCTGCTGCACGCCTACCCTGCGATCGCGGAACCCGAAGGGCCTGATCCCGCCTCTTCGGAGGAACAACAGGAGTTCGACGCCCTGGCCCTTGCCGAGCAGACCGGTGAGCCGGTGGAGATTCCGGGGCTGACCGATGAGAAGACCCAGCACTTCGCCAATCCGGATGGGTCGCTGACCGCAGAGGTTTCCTCGATCCCGGTACGGGTGCGCTCCGAGGGCGGTTGGGTGGATGTGGACACCGACCTGGTCAAAAGTGGGGATGGGCTGGTACGCCCCAAGGCGGCGGGTATGGACATCGCCTTCTCCGGCGGTGGCAATGAGGAGATGGCCCGTATCGGGATCGGCTCCAACAGCGTCTCCCTGGGATGGGTCGACCAGCTCCCGGAACCGACGCTGGACGGGGACCAGGCCACCTACCCTGACGTGCTGCCGGACGTGGACCTGGTTCTGACCGCGGGGGTGGAGGGTTTCACCCAGGTCCTGGTCGTACACTCCCCTGAGGCCGCTCAACTCCCCGAACTGGCCGAGCTGCAACTGCCTCTGGACACCACCGGGGTGACCATGAGCGCCGACGAGCACGGCAACCTCGACGCGACCGGTGATGCCGGCAGCCAGAGTGTGTTCTCCGCTCAGGCCCCGGCCATGTGGGATTCCGCGGGGGAGGAAGAACGAACCTCGGGTGAGGACCCGACGGTCGCCGCGCCCACCGGGGCCCGGATGGAGCTGGTGGACACCTCGGTGGAGGTCGATCGGATCCGCTTGGTTCCGGATCAGGCGATGCTGGCGGACGAGGCCACCGAGTACCCGGTCTACATCGACCCGTCGGTGAGCGCGAGCCGCCCCAACTGGGCCTACGTGGATCGGGCGTATCCCAACCAGTCCTATTTCAACCCCTCCGATGGCAAACCAGTGGCGGTGGGGCGATACTCCGATCCCACTGGCACATGGACTCGGCGCGCGTTCTTCCAGTTCACCGTGATGGGGCGCACCAACCATCCGAACACCATCATCAATTCCGCCACCTTGCGCACCGAGGTCGACTGGGCTTACAGCTGCAACAGCAACTCCTACATCCAGTTGCAGCGAGTGTCGGCGTTCAACCGCAACACCACCTGGAACAACCAGCCCTCCACTCAGGGCGGGGTGCTGGACACCCAGAACGTGCGGGGCGGATGGGCGACCTGCCCCTCGACCAGCGGCGTGGAGTTCGACGCGACCACCGCCTACCGGTGGGGGGTCAACAACAACGCTTCCCACATCTACCTGCGGCTCAAGGAACGCGACGAGTCTGGTATCAGCGCTTGGCGCCGCTTCGATGTGAAGAAGAAGCCGCCGGTGCTGGTGGTGCACTACAACCACCCGCCGGAGAAGCCGGTCACCTCCACTATCTCCGACTCGCTGGGTGGGGTTTGCCAGACCGACCGCACCCAGCCTCGTTTGATCAACGACACCACGGTCAGGTTCAACGCCCAGATCCGGGACCGGGACTCCTACTGGGTGGGCCAGCAGGTCAAGTCCCAGTTCGAGTGGAAACTCACCGGGGTGGACGAGCGGTTGGGAACAGCGGACTCGGCCTATGTGACCGTGGGCAAATGGTCAGGGGGAAGCTATCGGCCGGTGACGGCGCAAGGTCTTCCCGAACGCGAACTCATCGCCTACCGGGTACGCGGCCATGACCGCTCCAACTGGGGACCGTGGTCCTCGTGGTGCTTCATCGAGATCGACACCACCAAACCCGACACCGGACCCGAGGTCACCTCCACCGACTACCCGGCCGGCGACGAACTCCACGGGTCGGTGGGGCGCGCGGGGGAGTTCACCTTCGCCAACAACGGCGTCGAGCAGGCCACCTCCTACCACTACAGCGTCAACGACGCCACATGTGCCACCGAGATCGAACTCGATGAACCCGGCGACTCCGTGACGGTGCCGATCACTCCGCGCCGGGACGGCCCCAACCTCATCCACGCGCGTATCACCGACGCCTACGGCAACTCCTCCGAATGCGGTCTGGTGTACACCTTCACGGTCGCACCACCAGCTGATCCGGTCTCCTACTTCCCTCTGGACGAGGGCCAGGGCGGTACGGCCTCCGACGTGATGGACTCGGGGCGGATCGCGACCTCCTCAGGGGACATCGGCTGGACCCGTGGGCGCGTCGGGGCGCCGACAGGGGATTCCTACCGCCTGGAAGGTGCTGGCCTGGACACCACCGGTGGTGAGCGGCTGAGTACTCAGGGCCCGGTCATCAACACTGATGAGGCGTTCTCGGTGTCGGCCTGGGTACGGCTGGACGAGTCCGATCCGAGCCGGGCCTACACAGCGGTTGGCCAGGACGGAGAGCGGCACAGCGGTTTCTACCTCGGCTACCAGCACACCCAAGGCGGACGCTGGATCTTCAAGCAAGCTCCCTACGATGGTGATGACACCGCTATCTCCGAACGCGTGCTGTCCACTGAACCCGCCCAGACGGGAGCGTGGACTCACCTACTTGGAACCTACGACCCCGAGAACGAAGAACTCACGCTCTATGTCGACGGTGTGAAGCAGGGTACTCACGTGCAGAAAACTGCGTGGAACGCTGAGGGCCCCTTCGTGATCGGTGGCGCCAAGTACCGCGGTAGTTACCACGACTTCTGGCCCGGCGCCATTGACGACGTTCGAGTGTGGGACCGCGTCGTCTTCGACGAGCCCTTCATCGAAACCGAAGAGGCCCGCTCCGAGGTGTGGGAGCTGGCCAACCGTCCCATCGCTTTGGAAGGGCGTTGGAGGTTGGACGAGACCGAGGGGACGGTCGCGGCTGATGCCTCCGATCACGGCCTGGACGCCACTTTGGAGGCCGATCCCCTCACCGCCTGGAACCAGGCCATGAACGACGTCACCTTCGCCCCCGGCGTCAGCCTGGACGTGACAGCCGAAGAACACCTGCACACCAACGGCCCCGCCCTACGCACCGATCGCAGCTACAGCGTGGCGGCCTGGGTGCGGTTGGACGAGGTCGGCCACAACTCCACCGCGGTGGCTCAGAACGGCACCGACCACAGTGCCTTCTACCTCAGCTACCAGCACACGCTTGACTACAACAGCTGGGTGATGAAACTGCCGCCCGAAGACCGAACAGGCGCAAGCGGATGGCACCGCTCCCTGTCCGAACACAGCCCGCAGTTCGGTAAGTGGACTCACCTGGCAGCCACCTACGACCACACCCTGGGGGAGGCCACCCTCTTCGTCGACGGTGTACCCCAGGAGCCAGTCGAGGTCCCCCAAGCCTGGCACGCCAACGGACCGGTGATCATCGGCGGGGCCCGGTTC